The Helicobacter sp. MIT 05-5293 nucleotide sequence GAGAATCTTTTGCGCTTGATTGATGTTACATTGCAAGGTTTGCATCACAAACTTATAGGCAGGTAGAGATTCTGATATATCAAATATTTTTGTGATAAATGGCACATTTTTCCTTTTTGACTAGTTGAAAAATTAAAATTTGTCATTTAAGATTCTAAAAATTTTATTAAAATATCAAAATAAATATCTTTTTTGAATTTTTAGAATCTAGCGTAGAAGGCTATTTATATGTATTAGTAAAATTTATTAAGTTTATTTTCTTCATAATTTGACTTTTTCTCTCAAAAAATTTTTAAAGATTAATCTTTAAATCTTAATTTGAAGATTTTTTTGTCAAAAACAGCAATATGAAAGAGTGAATCAAAGATTTTAATATCTAGCAGATACCCCTCGACCTTTACTTCGCATTTTTTCGTATCACTTTGGAGGGCTTCAGCTTTGAAAATAACCTCGTGTCCAAGTTCGATGGGTGCTAGAAATTTCACATCAGCCGCAATCAAAACGCTGTATTTTTTATTGATAGCAGCCATTGCAGCAAAACTCGCGGAATTAAATACAAAACCACAATGGATAATTTTACTATCGTCCATGATCATTTTTTCAGTCGGCACAAATTGCACCACTGCTTTGTTTCGTTGTAGTTCTGTGAGTGTGCCGACAACATTAGGGGACATCTCTGTGCAAATCACGAGATCATCAGGGTCAAGCTGCACCTGGACATTTTCTTCTTGTGAATCATCATCTATCATGACTTTCTCCTTATGTTAAGATTTTTTCATTTTAAAATAGCCTCTTTGAGGAGCGGGATAGCCCTCGATAGTGTGTTTTTTGCTCTCATCAAGGAATGATTCAAGGCTAAGAGATTCTATCCATTCTGTTTTTCTTTGTTCATTTGGGGTCGTGGCATAAAGAGTAAGAATCTCAAAACCTTTAAAACCTGCTCGTTCGCACCAACCTTGTAATGCGCTAATGCTTGGGATAAAATAAGCATTTTTCATTTTCGCATAGCTGACTTTGGGACACAAACACACCTCGAGTTCTGAATCAAAAATCAATGTATCAAGTATCAATTCCCCGCCATTTTCTAAAGCACGATAAAGATTCTTAAGTGTTTGGATAGGGTCTGTGCGATGATACAGCACACCAAGACAAAATATGACATCAAAGGCTTGGTTTTTGCACTTTACATATTCGCTCAAATCTTCTACACCTAAAAGCTCGAAATTAATCGGTGTTTGCGCAAAATGATTGATAAAATCAAATTGACATTTGAATATACCGCTTGGGTCAAAGCCTGTAATTGAGGCGGGAGAGTGTTTAAGCATCTCAAACATATAGTAGCCATTGTTGCAGCCCACATCGGCAATGTGTTTGTTTTCTAAATGAAGATGGGATTCTAAAAGTTGCCATTTGATAAAGCTTCTCCACTCACTATCAATAAAGAGATCAAACACATAAAAAGGTCCCTTGCGCCAAGGCTTGAGTGAATGAGCAATACTATTGATAAAAGGTTGATGCAGAGCGGCGAGGTCTTTATCTAAAGCATTGATACGCACGCCATTATCGGTGTCAAGATATGCAGGAATGATGGGCAAAGACTGAATCTGCTTTGTAAGAGGGATAATATTTTTGGATTGGAGAATCTTGTCTTTTTTGTGCTTGATCCAATCTTGCTTTTGCGCATTCAATCCCACAATCCTGAAAACAAATTCGGCTCATCAGTAGGCTTTGAAAAAATCGTAAGCGCATCGACAAGCTTTGCATCATTGATTCCTAGCACCAAAGCAAAGTTAAAATTTTCTTTGTGCAGATAATCGCATAATTCTTTTTCGTTGCTGTAAGCGTGAGTTTGAGCAATCTGACTAAACAAATCGACATAAACAATCGGCACAAGAAAGAGAATCTTCCCCCAAGTCGCGTTGTTGGCAATATAAGCCATATATCTTTTGAATTGTTCAATGTCTTCTTCGGCAATGGCGACTTTAGAGGCTTGTCCAAAGTCAATGAGTTTTCCATAAGCATTGAGAAAATTAGGCTTGAAATAAGAAATATGCTTAAATTTATTAATATCTACCGCAATAGATTTGCTTTCACAAAGTGTCAAAACTGCACTTAGTTCTCCCAAAAAAAGGCTAGGCAGATTGATTCTATAATGTGTGCTTGCGTAAAAAATCGTTGCATCAAAAAGATTATGTGTGAGAATCAAAAAAGGGCGATTTTTGGGTTTGTGAGCGTTTAAGACTTCAAAACTTAAATCAAGAATATCTTGATGATGCACGACAATAAATGTCAGCTGGTCTTGATTTAAAAATTCTAAAAATGCCCTCAAGTCTCCGTCAAAAAATGCGACTTTATGGTCAATAATGATTTCTTTAGCGATTGCCTCTTCAATAGGGCTTAGAGAAACGAGCGTGATATTTTTAGCTAAGAGCTTATAGCGTATAAGACGCGTGAGACAATCAGACATATCTTGCACGACAATCCAAGCTATCTCTTGATCAAGTGGTTGAGAAGAGCAAGAGATGATACCATAAGCACCAGATTCTATGGCTAAGGGAATCTCTTCGGGATTAAAAGCAAGGAATAAATCACCTTTTTGGATATGATTTATATCAAGAATAATCCTTGAAAAAGACGCAATAGAAGGTGAAGTAAGAAGGTTTCCTTTTGTGATCTCCACAGCCTCATTGATTTTCACGATTATTCCTTAGTATCATAATTAGCTGATTTTGCTTCCATTGATTCTGGGTTTGTCAATGCTTAGCAAAGATAAGCCATTTTCATCTTTACTAGCAAGTATCATTCCTTCACTGATAAGCCCCATTAATTTGGCAGGTTTGAGATTGACAATCAAGCAAATTTGTTTGCCTAGCAGTTCTTCAGGCGTATAATATTGCGCGATGCCCGAAACGATTTGACGCGGCTTATCTGCACCAATATCGACAAGGAGTTTATAAAGCTTTTGGCTTTTTTCTACTGCCTTACATTCACTAATCGTGCCAATGCGTATGTCAATTTTTGCAAAATCTTTAATATCAATCAGATTCACAATATTCTCTGTTTCGTCTTTTGCTTCTTGATGATTTGTCGTTTGAGTATCTTGAGTAGTATTCTCAACAAGAAGAGGGGATTGAATCTTTGGAAAGAGTGGGGGGATCTTCTGTATTGTAAAAGATTCTAAAAGATGCCCTTCTGTGATAAATTTTTGATAATTTTGCGGTGAAATTTCAAAACCTAAGGCTTGTGCGATTTTTGTCGCGCTTTCAGGCATAACAGGATAAAGATAAAAACTTGAGCGGGCAAGGATATTGGCAAGCAAAGCGAGTAAAGCCATTGTCTTTTCTTCGTCTTGCTTGATGAGTTTCCATGGTTCATAATGGGTGATATAACTATTTGCTAAAGAAAAAGTTTTCCATAGCTCTTCAAGGTAACGCGAAGGTTGCATGGTTTGCATTTTTTGCTTGACAGATTCTAAAATTGTATCAATTTGTTTGATTTCATCGGCGAAATATGTCTTGACTTTGTGAGAATCTATGCGCAATGTAAAATATTTTTCACTCATTCCAATCAAGCGATTCATTAGATTGCCCATATCGTTACTCAAATCTGCATTAATACGCTCAATAAGGGATTTTTGGCTAAAGTCTCCATCTTGCCCAAAAGGCATTTCTCTAGCAAGAAAATATCGTAAAGTCTCTAGCCCATAAACATCGGCGACTTCTTTAGGATTCACTACATTGCCGATACTTTTACTCATTTTTGCTCCATCTTTTGTCCACCAACCATGCGCATAAATGTGTTTGGGCAAGGGGAGTTCAAGACTCATTAAAAATGCAGGCCAATAGACAGCGTGAAAACGCAAAATATCTTTACCTACCATATGTGTAGCATTTTCCCAATATGCCATTTTAGAAGATTCTGTCTCTTGCCCATAACCTATCGCACTGACATAGCTTAAAAGTGCGTCAAGCCAAACATACATTACATGGGATTTGCTATCATTTCTTTGAGGATTAGGGAGCAAAGGCACACCCCATTCAAAACTTGTGCGTGTAATAGAGAGATCATTTAAGCCCTCTTGCACAAAACGCAAAACTTCATTCTTGCGATATTGTGGGAGAATGCAGTCGGGACATTGTTCATACCATTGGAGAAGTCTCTCTTGATATTTGCTCAAGGCGAAAAAATAGCTTTCCTCTTTCATCAAATCAGTGGGTTTGCCGCAATCTGGGCAAGTGTTGTTTTCATTTAATTGTGTTTGTGTAAAAAAAGTCTCACAAGAAATGCAATAATATCCCTCATACTCGCCTTTATAAATATCTCCCTTGGCATACATAATCTCAAAGGCTTTCTGCACACTTTTGCAATGCTCTTCATTCGTGGTGCGTATGAAAATGTCATAATCAATTTTAAACTCATTCCATATTTGACGGAATTTTTCGCTGATTTTATCTGTGTAGTCTTGGGGTGATTGATGATGTTTTTTTGCGGATTGTTCGATTTTTTGTCCATGCTCATCTGTGCCGGTAAGAAGTAAGACATCATGACCTAAAATCCAATAAAATTTCTTAAGCATATCGCACAAAATAGTCGTATAAGCATGCCCGATGTGAGGTATGTCATTCACATAGTAGATGGGTGAAGTGATATAGGTTTTATCCATTACAGAATCCTTTGTTTTGTTTGAGTTTTAGTTAAAGTCGAAGCTGCCTTGCTGTCCTTTTGTCATACTTTCATAGGCGGCTTTTACATATTCGCCGCGTAATTTGCAACCGATAAATGCTTCACATTTGGAGCAAGAAGTAACCTTTTTATCACGCTGGCATTCTTGTAAAATGATGATTTTTTCATCAAGTGCGTGTGTGTATTTGTCTGTGTCGGTGGCGTTATTCATAAACTTTTCTCACGCGTTCTATTTCGCTAGGGCTTCCTAAAAAACAGGGTGTTGTGTCGTGAATCCCATCAATATCAAGTTCTAAGATTCTCTTTTTACCATCAATTGCTTCTCCACCGGCTTTTTCATATATAAATGCTAAGGGAAAAACCTCGAAGAGTTTGCGTAATTTACCTTTG carries:
- a CDS encoding thioesterase, whose translation is MIDDDSQEENVQVQLDPDDLVICTEMSPNVVGTLTELQRNKAVVQFVPTEKMIMDDSKIIHCGFVFNSASFAAMAAINKKYSVLIAADVKFLAPIELGHEVIFKAEALQSDTKKCEVKVEGYLLDIKIFDSLFHIAVFDKKIFKLRFKD
- the metG gene encoding methionine--tRNA ligase — its product is MDKTYITSPIYYVNDIPHIGHAYTTILCDMLKKFYWILGHDVLLLTGTDEHGQKIEQSAKKHHQSPQDYTDKISEKFRQIWNEFKIDYDIFIRTTNEEHCKSVQKAFEIMYAKGDIYKGEYEGYYCISCETFFTQTQLNENNTCPDCGKPTDLMKEESYFFALSKYQERLLQWYEQCPDCILPQYRKNEVLRFVQEGLNDLSITRTSFEWGVPLLPNPQRNDSKSHVMYVWLDALLSYVSAIGYGQETESSKMAYWENATHMVGKDILRFHAVYWPAFLMSLELPLPKHIYAHGWWTKDGAKMSKSIGNVVNPKEVADVYGLETLRYFLAREMPFGQDGDFSQKSLIERINADLSNDMGNLMNRLIGMSEKYFTLRIDSHKVKTYFADEIKQIDTILESVKQKMQTMQPSRYLEELWKTFSLANSYITHYEPWKLIKQDEEKTMALLALLANILARSSFYLYPVMPESATKIAQALGFEISPQNYQKFITEGHLLESFTIQKIPPLFPKIQSPLLVENTTQDTQTTNHQEAKDETENIVNLIDIKDFAKIDIRIGTISECKAVEKSQKLYKLLVDIGADKPRQIVSGIAQYYTPEELLGKQICLIVNLKPAKLMGLISEGMILASKDENGLSLLSIDKPRINGSKIS
- the cmoB gene encoding tRNA 5-methoxyuridine(34)/uridine 5-oxyacetic acid(34) synthase CmoB, translated to MNAQKQDWIKHKKDKILQSKNIIPLTKQIQSLPIIPAYLDTDNGVRINALDKDLAALHQPFINSIAHSLKPWRKGPFYVFDLFIDSEWRSFIKWQLLESHLHLENKHIADVGCNNGYYMFEMLKHSPASITGFDPSGIFKCQFDFINHFAQTPINFELLGVEDLSEYVKCKNQAFDVIFCLGVLYHRTDPIQTLKNLYRALENGGELILDTLIFDSELEVCLCPKVSYAKMKNAYFIPSISALQGWCERAGFKGFEILTLYATTPNEQRKTEWIESLSLESFLDESKKHTIEGYPAPQRGYFKMKKS